CACGATCGTCCGGGCCGCGACGGATTGGTCGTCGTCGAGCGCGATCGTGTAGGCGGCCGGGTCGATTCGTTGCACGGAGCGGGTGACGACGATTTCCGCGCCGAGGCGTTTTGCCTGCTCGAGCGCGCGATGGGCGAGATCGCCGCCGGCAATACCGTAGGGAAAGCCGAGATAATTTTCGATCCGCGAGGAGGTGCCGGCTTGTCCGCCCGGCGCTTCACGCTCGATGAGCAAGGTCGAGAGACCTTCGGATGCGCCGTACACGGCGGCAGCTAGACCGGCCGGTCCGCCGCCGATGATGGCTACGTCGTAGGCGGGCCGGCGCGGCGAACAATTGAGGCCCAGCGCTTCGGCGAGCCGGCGCGTCGACGGATTGCTCAAGGCGCTCCCGTCGCGCAGGCGAACCTTCGGATACTCATCGCTCGTGTCGGTCGCGGTAACCCAATCGAAATCGATCGAATTGCGTTCGAGGAATTCACGAATCTCGTGCGTTTCGTTGTCCCACTGCGGACCGATGACGGTGAGCATCGGTGCGGTGGGCGCCGCGGCGACTTCTTGCAGCCCTTCGATACGGTCGCGCACGGAGGCTTCGAGTGCCGGCTCGAGGTTCGGCGCCCATTGTGTCAGGGTCTTGAACTCGCGGCCGTCGAGCCGCAGCACGCGCGCGTCTTGCGCGGCGCGAAAGTTCGCCGCCAGCGGTGCGTTCAGCACCAGCGGAAGTTCGCCGAAGGTTTCGCCGGGGAGGCGCACGCCGATCACGCGCTCGTCACCGTCGACGAGCTTCGTGACCTCGAGCCGCCCTTCGACGAGCACGAAGAAGACGCGGGTCGTGTCGCCTTCGCGCGCCACGTACTCGCCGGAAAGCAGCCGAATGTCGGCGCTGTGTCCGCTCAGAAAATTGAGCGCGTCGTCGCCGAGCGCCGAGAAGAGGGGAATTGCGCGCAGTTCGGCAGCACTAAACATCGTGAGTACCGACCACCGCAATACCGTGGGCGCGCGCCGCGATCGCGAGCGCGCGGTCGTGCGTTGCTACGGCCAAGCGCGTCCCTCTCGTCTCGTTCCACAGAAGCGCGGTCGCCAAGTGGATTGCATCCAGTGTTCCCAGTTCCGTCGGCATCGGCTGCGCAGCGCGTTGGA
The DNA window shown above is from Candidatus Baltobacteraceae bacterium and carries:
- a CDS encoding FAD-dependent oxidoreductase, whose translation is MFSAAELRAIPLFSALGDDALNFLSGHSADIRLLSGEYVAREGDTTRVFFVLVEGRLEVTKLVDGDERVIGVRLPGETFGELPLVLNAPLAANFRAAQDARVLRLDGREFKTLTQWAPNLEPALEASVRDRIEGLQEVAAAPTAPMLTVIGPQWDNETHEIREFLERNSIDFDWVTATDTSDEYPKVRLRDGSALSNPSTRRLAEALGLNCSPRRPAYDVAIIGGGPAGLAAAVYGASEGLSTLLIEREAPGGQAGTSSRIENYLGFPYGIAGGDLAHRALEQAKRLGAEIVVTRSVQRIDPAAYTIALDDDQSVAARTIVLATGVSWRHLDVRALDRLRGRGVYYGAAPDEVRSLYGKDVFIVGAGNSAGQAAVNLASCARSVTLLVRGDALEKSMSRYLIVQLATKTNVHVATRTEVTDAHGDTHLDAITTIDTATNTTSRQSADALFVMIGADAETQWLPPEIERDARGFVLTPHVLETTVPGIFAVGDVRSGSIKRVAAAVGEGSMAIALVHQYLAQSTSSSRA